Proteins encoded by one window of Cannabis sativa cultivar Pink pepper isolate KNU-18-1 chromosome 4, ASM2916894v1, whole genome shotgun sequence:
- the LOC115712835 gene encoding protein-tyrosine-phosphatase MKP1 isoform X2 → MLGEEDKDRFAGAASRRYSRSVSWTDRSPSKPANSNPRPQTNSKARSCLLPPLQPLSITRRNVEEWPRAGSDDLGVWPHPQTPRGSANPPASPNPEQTVREFQFKRDKLAFFDKECSRIADHIYLGSDAVAKNREILRQNGITHVLNCVGFVCPEYFKIDLVYKTLWLQDSPSEDITSILYDVFDYFEDVREQGGRVLVHCCQGVSRSTSLVIAYLMWRKNQSFEEAFQYVKAARGVTNPNMGFACQLLQCQKRVHAVPASPNSILRMYRMAPHSPYDPLHLVPKTVNYPGVQALDSRGAFVVHVPSALYVWNGKNCKSVMSNNARAAAFQVIRYEKANGPIINIKEGEEPPEFWEALASGQSLPEVEMKKEDDKCPGSLEVATEIGTEVGERKVDAYDLDYELFHKALAGGVVPPFSVSNTGSETCLPARENGWSRLRRKFAIGFMKELITSSKLKCDTVPSSDVSDMVIDNRRQEKQLDPPSSLASSTHLCGSPDSFECFPHGSPDRISETFKEVESLDPLPHPFSPPFCGSPDSFSRFPDSSPKFSSKSPTLSPSTSDYASSFSFSPSSSNWSDLSYLSSQQPSPSGLLDSTDLFPIKNISLLDMLNKETNTPTHPESFYDNHTFRTQTSGSPCKGLTPSIAERRGSNPPPRMLLSSVDESPQVPRTLGRSWSFSIPDLDDDGMNDLDHNQCENEDSREEVK, encoded by the exons ATGTTAGGTGAAGAAGATAAGGACCGGTTTGCCGGAGCTGCCTCGAGAAGGTATTCCCGGTCAGTTTCTTGGACTGACCGGTCACCATCTAAGCCTGCTAATTCTAATCCTAGGCCACAAACTAATAGTAAAGCAAGGTCTTGTTTGTTGCCACCACTTCAACCACTTTCAATAACTCGGCGGAATGTTGAGGAGTGGCCGCGAGCGGGTTCTGATGATCTCGGTGTTTGGCCTCATCCTCAAACCCCAAGAGGCTCTGCTAATCCACCTGCAAGTCCGAATCCGGAACAAACTGTAAGAGAATTCCAGTTTAAGAGGGATAAGCTTGCCTTTTTTGATAAAGAATGCTCTAGAATTGCTGATCATATATACTTAGGAAGTGATGCTGTGGCTAAGAACCGCGAGATTTTAAGGCAGAATGGGATAACTCATGTGCTTAACTGTGTCGGGTTTGTTTGCCCTGAGTATTTCAAGATTGATCTTGTGTACAAGACACTTTGGTTGCAGGATAGCCCTTCTGAGGATATTACAAGTATTCTTTATGATGTATTTGATTACTTTGAAGATGTTCGGGAGCAAGGCGGGCGGGTTCTTGTGCACTGTTGCCAGGGTGTGTCAAGATCAACTTCCCTGGTCATTGCATATCTCATGTGGAGGAAAAACCAGAGCTTTGAAGAGGCCTTTCAATATGTCAAGGCAGCCCGAGGTGTGACAAACCCCAATATGGGTTTTGCTTGTCAACTTTTGCAGTGCCAGAAGAGAGTTCATGCTGTGCCTGCCAGCCCAAATTCCATATTGAGGATGTATCGTATGGCCCCGCATTCTCCATACGATCCTCTACACCTTGTCCCCAAAACAGTAAACTATCCTGGAGTTCAAGCACTCGATTCTCGTGGAGCATTTGTTGTGCATGTTCCTTCTGCTTTATATGTTTGGAATGGAAAGAATTGCAAATCTGTGATGTCAAATAATGCACGGGCAGCAGCGTTTCAGGTTATTAGGTATGAGAAGGCTAATGGTCCaatcataaatattaaagaaggaGAGGAACCTCCAGAGTTTTGGGAAGCTCTTGCCAGTGGGCAATCCTTACCAGAGGTGGAGATGAAAAAGGAAGATGACAAGTGTCCTGGAAGCCTTGAGGTTGCTACAGAAATTGGCACCGAGGTTGGTGAGAGGAAGGTCGATGCATATGATTTGGATTATGAGCTTTTTCACAAGGCACTTGCTGGCGGGGTTGTGCCTCCTTTTTCAGTATCAAATACTGGATCTGAAACTTGCTTGCCTGCAAGGGAGAATGGATGGAGCAGGCTTAGGCGGAAGTTCGCTATAGGCTTTATGAAAGAACTGATCACATCATCCAAGTTAAAGTGTGACACTGTGCCATCTTCTGATGTATCGGACATGGTTATAGATAACCGCAGACAGGAAAAACAGCTCGATCCCCCTTCATCCTTGGCATCTTCAACCCACCTGTGTGGTTCCCCGGATTCCTTTGAATGTTTTCCTCATGGCAGCCCAGATAGGATATCAGAAACATTTAAAGAAGTAGAATCATTAGATCCTCTTCCTCATCCCTTCTCACCACCTTTTTGTGGATCACCGGATTCTTTTTCTCGTTTTCCAGACAGCAGTCCTAAGTTTAGCTCTAAGTCCCCTACACTTTCACCTTCTACCTCTGATTATGCTAGTTCATTTTCTTTTTCGCCGTCATCTTCTAACTGGTCTGACCTATCATACCTATCATCGCAGCAGCCTTCGCCATCAGGCTTACTAGATTCAACAGATCTATTTCCAATTAAGAATATTTCTTTGTTAGATATGCTTAACAAAGAAACTAATACCCCAACACATCCAGAATCATTTTATGATAATCATACTTTTAGAACCCAAACATCCGGTTCACCTTGTAAAGGGCTTACTCCCTCTATTGCAGAGCGTAGAGGGAGTAATCCACCACCTCGTATGTTGTTATCCTCGGTTGATGAATCACCTCAAGTTCCAAGAACTCTGGGACGATCATGGTCGTTTTCTATTCCTGACCTTGATGATGATGGTATGAACGATCTTGACCATAATCAATGTGAGAATGAAGACAGTAGAGAAGAG GTGAAATAA
- the LOC115712992 gene encoding coilin isoform X2: MEGVRLRLVFDDRQLLSKSQKNEGLKRSWILLQPNHHTISDLSDYILHVFDLDEACPNGLVLSIEGFALPPFESTCILKEEDVISIKKKRVLSTDIQRVRDGEKSLVVEEVVVKQPLRTGGMKLLANEEFERESGGYRSEAEEDEPDTLEDKLPVDDTPKKKAVSKKRKASKKLKRSNDRRKRHKLVNVEDVPSDVQPEENESSQQDSLPEKSPVKKDKSSDMDSESDDSSTQKIDEKADSIMEFTPSKPSSCQAQPLENGKQSVASSHTLNGVQKLPSRSTRRKRAKRQRLREQAKARENEAQVLKADNQQTSSLHSHQAQVHQTNNQQSSSKDNGRNSKEHQREKCNDEEDNVVPIVVRPGHIRFEPFGKEDGDQAIPQFKISEINFQWNGITSKRKGQQWGKEKTAFHKRNDQKKENPECSDMLVNEEEEKEDQEKTTVDVPVDFDKLKPCSTLPQVGDTVAYRLVELSASWTPELSSFRVGKVSNYESKSDKITLIQVPEYPIVFEKRDEESEQPNVSLYAEDGSLEIDYWSLADVRIIKCDDANLNADKAKSVSNGVCQASSSKVIFKEKAKSAIPISDKAKSPVQGIGEEKAKSSIPISEKAKSPVQENGKVDVWDEICESLNAKKAQLSQENNWNKKKDSAGSTSKSSSWSSRSLRGSAVGPTMARLRAQKEL, encoded by the exons ATGGAGGGCGTGAGGCTTCGTCTGGTTTTCGACGACCGTCAACTGCTAAGCAAGTCACAGAAGAATGAGGGACTAAAACGAAGCTGGATTCTCCTCCAGCCAAACCACCACACCATCTCCGACCTTTCTGATTATATCCTCCATGTTTTTGACCTCGATGAAGCTTGTCCAAATGGCCTCGTTCTTTCG ATTGAAGGCTTTGCATTACCACCGTTTGAGTCTACATGCATTTTGAAGGAAGAAGATGTTATTAG TATAAAAAAGAAACGGGTTTTGTCTACTGATATCCAAAGAGTTCGTGATGGAGAGAAGTCTCTAGTGGTTGAAGAAGTAGTGGTGAAGCAACCCTTGCGTACGGGCGGCATGAAGCTTTTAGCTAATGAGGAGTTTGAAAGGGAGAGTGGAGGTTACCGCAGTGAAGCTGAAGAAGATGAACCTGACACGTTGGAAGATAAATTACCTGTAGATGATACCCCAAAGAAGAAAGCAGTCTCCAAGAAAAGGAAAGCTTCAAAGAAACTTAAGAGGTCAAA TGACAGAAGGAAGAGACATAAACTTGTGAATGTAGAAGATGTTCCAAGTGATGTGCAGCCTGAGGAGAATGAAAGTTCTCAGCAAGATAGTCTTCCGGAGAAGAGTCCTGTCAAGAAAGACAAGTCATCTGATATGGACAGTGAATCTGATGATTCAAGTACCCAAAAAATTGATGAAAAGGCTGATAGCATCATGGAATTTACTCCAAGCAAACCAAG ttcCTGTCAGGCTCAGCCACTAGAGAATGGCAAGCAAAGTGTGGCTTCCTCTCATACGCTGAATGGAGTTCAAAAG TTACCTAGTAGAAGTACTCGGCGTAAAAGGGCCAAAAGACAGCGGTTGAGAGAACAAGCGAAGGCCAGAGAAAATGAG GCACAAGTACTTAAAGCAGATAATCAGCAAACATCAAGTTTGCATTCACATCAAGCACAAGTACACCAAACAAATAACCAGCAGTCATCTAGCAAAGATAATGGCCGAAATTCCAAAGAACATCAACGTGAGAAATGTAATGATGAAGAGGATAACGTAGTCCCCATTGTGGTGAGGCCAGGACACATTCGCTTTGAGCCCTTTGGAAAAG AGGATGGAGATCAAGCTATTCCACAGTTCAAAATTTCAGAG ATAAATTTTCAGTGGAATGGGATCACAAGTAAGAGGAAGGGTCAACAGTGGGGCAAAGAGAAGACAGCCTTTCATAAAAGGAATGATCAGAAAAAAGAGAACCCGGAGTGTTCGGATATGCTGgttaatgaagaagaagaaaaagaagatcaaGAGAAAACTACTGTAGATGTTCCTGTAGACTTTGATAAGCTTAAGCCTTGTAGCACCTTACCCCAG GTAGGTGATACAGTGGCATATCGTCTGGTCGAGTTATCAGCATCCTGGACTCCTGAACTCTCATCTTTCCGG GTTGGAAAAGTATCAAACTATGAATCTAAATCTGATAAGATAACTCTAATACAAGTTCCAGAGTATCCAATTGTTTTTGAGAAGAGAGATGAGGAATCTGAGCAACCAAATGTGTCTCTCTATGCAGAAGATGGCTCTCTTGAG ATAGATTATTGGTCTCTTGCTGATGTTCGAATCATCAAGTGTGATGATGCCAACTTAAACGCTGATAAAGCTAAATCAGTCTCAAATGGGGTCTGCCAAGCGTCAAGTTCTAAGGTCATCTTTAAGGAGAAAGCTAAGTCCGCAATACCCATCTCTGATAAAGCCAAGTCCCCAGTACAAGGTATCGGTGAGGAGAAAGCTAAGTCCTCAATACCCATCTCTGAGAAAGCCAAGTCCCCAGTACAAG AAAACGGGAAAGTGGACGTGTGGGATGAAATCTGCGAGAGCCTGAACGCAAAGAAAGCACAGCTATCCCAGGAGAACAATTGGAATAAGAAAAAAGATTCAGCGGGGAGCACATCCAAGAGTTCATCATGGTCTTCTAGGTCTTTGAGAGGTAGTGCCGTGGGCCCAACAATGGCTCGCTTAAGAGCCCAAAAGGAGCTGTGA
- the LOC115712835 gene encoding protein-tyrosine-phosphatase MKP1 isoform X1, whose translation MLGEEDKDRFAGAASRRYSRSVSWTDRSPSKPANSNPRPQTNSKARSCLLPPLQPLSITRRNVEEWPRAGSDDLGVWPHPQTPRGSANPPASPNPEQTVREFQFKRDKLAFFDKECSRIADHIYLGSDAVAKNREILRQNGITHVLNCVGFVCPEYFKIDLVYKTLWLQDSPSEDITSILYDVFDYFEDVREQGGRVLVHCCQGVSRSTSLVIAYLMWRKNQSFEEAFQYVKAARGVTNPNMGFACQLLQCQKRVHAVPASPNSILRMYRMAPHSPYDPLHLVPKTVNYPGVQALDSRGAFVVHVPSALYVWNGKNCKSVMSNNARAAAFQVIRYEKANGPIINIKEGEEPPEFWEALASGQSLPEVEMKKEDDKCPGSLEVATEIGTEVGERKVDAYDLDYELFHKALAGGVVPPFSVSNTGSETCLPARENGWSRLRRKFAIGFMKELITSSKLKCDTVPSSDVSDMVIDNRRQEKQLDPPSSLASSTHLCGSPDSFECFPHGSPDRISETFKEVESLDPLPHPFSPPFCGSPDSFSRFPDSSPKFSSKSPTLSPSTSDYASSFSFSPSSSNWSDLSYLSSQQPSPSGLLDSTDLFPIKNISLLDMLNKETNTPTHPESFYDNHTFRTQTSGSPCKGLTPSIAERRGSNPPPRMLLSSVDESPQVPRTLGRSWSFSIPDLDDDGMNDLDHNQCENEDSREEVMIDVNIFSQANEIGSEIREKEEGGKTRLFTGEIIDEAAETLNLVLYKWPSLNKITGPCVRELDSASAFMLLAEDASLGSKNHRTLTLWLGREILQKKGQKLSEQNESGDLHWEMIARNFLNQLELPLNIPVQVVREGQEPEQFLNHLSCLARQK comes from the exons ATGTTAGGTGAAGAAGATAAGGACCGGTTTGCCGGAGCTGCCTCGAGAAGGTATTCCCGGTCAGTTTCTTGGACTGACCGGTCACCATCTAAGCCTGCTAATTCTAATCCTAGGCCACAAACTAATAGTAAAGCAAGGTCTTGTTTGTTGCCACCACTTCAACCACTTTCAATAACTCGGCGGAATGTTGAGGAGTGGCCGCGAGCGGGTTCTGATGATCTCGGTGTTTGGCCTCATCCTCAAACCCCAAGAGGCTCTGCTAATCCACCTGCAAGTCCGAATCCGGAACAAACTGTAAGAGAATTCCAGTTTAAGAGGGATAAGCTTGCCTTTTTTGATAAAGAATGCTCTAGAATTGCTGATCATATATACTTAGGAAGTGATGCTGTGGCTAAGAACCGCGAGATTTTAAGGCAGAATGGGATAACTCATGTGCTTAACTGTGTCGGGTTTGTTTGCCCTGAGTATTTCAAGATTGATCTTGTGTACAAGACACTTTGGTTGCAGGATAGCCCTTCTGAGGATATTACAAGTATTCTTTATGATGTATTTGATTACTTTGAAGATGTTCGGGAGCAAGGCGGGCGGGTTCTTGTGCACTGTTGCCAGGGTGTGTCAAGATCAACTTCCCTGGTCATTGCATATCTCATGTGGAGGAAAAACCAGAGCTTTGAAGAGGCCTTTCAATATGTCAAGGCAGCCCGAGGTGTGACAAACCCCAATATGGGTTTTGCTTGTCAACTTTTGCAGTGCCAGAAGAGAGTTCATGCTGTGCCTGCCAGCCCAAATTCCATATTGAGGATGTATCGTATGGCCCCGCATTCTCCATACGATCCTCTACACCTTGTCCCCAAAACAGTAAACTATCCTGGAGTTCAAGCACTCGATTCTCGTGGAGCATTTGTTGTGCATGTTCCTTCTGCTTTATATGTTTGGAATGGAAAGAATTGCAAATCTGTGATGTCAAATAATGCACGGGCAGCAGCGTTTCAGGTTATTAGGTATGAGAAGGCTAATGGTCCaatcataaatattaaagaaggaGAGGAACCTCCAGAGTTTTGGGAAGCTCTTGCCAGTGGGCAATCCTTACCAGAGGTGGAGATGAAAAAGGAAGATGACAAGTGTCCTGGAAGCCTTGAGGTTGCTACAGAAATTGGCACCGAGGTTGGTGAGAGGAAGGTCGATGCATATGATTTGGATTATGAGCTTTTTCACAAGGCACTTGCTGGCGGGGTTGTGCCTCCTTTTTCAGTATCAAATACTGGATCTGAAACTTGCTTGCCTGCAAGGGAGAATGGATGGAGCAGGCTTAGGCGGAAGTTCGCTATAGGCTTTATGAAAGAACTGATCACATCATCCAAGTTAAAGTGTGACACTGTGCCATCTTCTGATGTATCGGACATGGTTATAGATAACCGCAGACAGGAAAAACAGCTCGATCCCCCTTCATCCTTGGCATCTTCAACCCACCTGTGTGGTTCCCCGGATTCCTTTGAATGTTTTCCTCATGGCAGCCCAGATAGGATATCAGAAACATTTAAAGAAGTAGAATCATTAGATCCTCTTCCTCATCCCTTCTCACCACCTTTTTGTGGATCACCGGATTCTTTTTCTCGTTTTCCAGACAGCAGTCCTAAGTTTAGCTCTAAGTCCCCTACACTTTCACCTTCTACCTCTGATTATGCTAGTTCATTTTCTTTTTCGCCGTCATCTTCTAACTGGTCTGACCTATCATACCTATCATCGCAGCAGCCTTCGCCATCAGGCTTACTAGATTCAACAGATCTATTTCCAATTAAGAATATTTCTTTGTTAGATATGCTTAACAAAGAAACTAATACCCCAACACATCCAGAATCATTTTATGATAATCATACTTTTAGAACCCAAACATCCGGTTCACCTTGTAAAGGGCTTACTCCCTCTATTGCAGAGCGTAGAGGGAGTAATCCACCACCTCGTATGTTGTTATCCTCGGTTGATGAATCACCTCAAGTTCCAAGAACTCTGGGACGATCATGGTCGTTTTCTATTCCTGACCTTGATGATGATGGTATGAACGATCTTGACCATAATCAATGTGAGAATGAAGACAGTAGAGAAGAGGTAATGATAGATGTGAATATCTTTAGTCAAGCAAATGAAATAGGAAGTGAAATTAGAGAAAAAGAAGAGGGTGGTAAAACTCGTCTTTTTACAGGTGAAATAATCGATGAGGCTGCAGAAACGTTGAACTTAGTCTTATACAAGTGGCCTTCATTGAACAAAATAACGGGGCCTTGTGTTAGAGAACTTGACTCAGCATCAGCATTTATGCTATTAGCTGAAGATGCGAGTTTGGGATCAAAAAATCACCGCACGTTAACTCTCTGGTTGGGACGTGAAATCTTGCAAAAGAAAGGACAGAAGCTCAGTGAGCAGAATGAGAGTGGCGATCTGCACTGGGAGATGATTGCTCGCAACTTCCTTAATCAATTGGAGTTGCCATTAAATATTCCTGTCCAG GTGGTAAGAGAAGGTCAAGAGCCAGAACAATTTTTAAACCATCTTAGTTGCTTAGCTCGACAAAAATAA
- the LOC115712992 gene encoding coilin isoform X1 produces the protein MEGVRLRLVFDDRQLLSKSQKNEGLKRSWILLQPNHHTISDLSDYILHVFDLDEACPNGLVLSIEGFALPPFESTCILKEEDVISIKKKRVLSTDIQRVRDGEKSLVVEEVVVKQPLRTGGMKLLANEEFERESGGYRSEAEEDEPDTLEDKLPVDDTPKKKAVSKKRKASKKLKRSNDRRKRHKLVNVEDVPSDVQPEENESSQQDSLPEKSPVKKDKSSDMDSESDDSSTQKIDEKADSIMEFTPSKPSSCQAQPLENGKQSVASSHTLNGVQKLPSRSTRRKRAKRQRLREQAKARENELHQAQVLKADNQQTSSLHSHQAQVHQTNNQQSSSKDNGRNSKEHQREKCNDEEDNVVPIVVRPGHIRFEPFGKEDGDQAIPQFKISEINFQWNGITSKRKGQQWGKEKTAFHKRNDQKKENPECSDMLVNEEEEKEDQEKTTVDVPVDFDKLKPCSTLPQVGDTVAYRLVELSASWTPELSSFRVGKVSNYESKSDKITLIQVPEYPIVFEKRDEESEQPNVSLYAEDGSLEIDYWSLADVRIIKCDDANLNADKAKSVSNGVCQASSSKVIFKEKAKSAIPISDKAKSPVQGIGEEKAKSSIPISEKAKSPVQENGKVDVWDEICESLNAKKAQLSQENNWNKKKDSAGSTSKSSSWSSRSLRGSAVGPTMARLRAQKEL, from the exons ATGGAGGGCGTGAGGCTTCGTCTGGTTTTCGACGACCGTCAACTGCTAAGCAAGTCACAGAAGAATGAGGGACTAAAACGAAGCTGGATTCTCCTCCAGCCAAACCACCACACCATCTCCGACCTTTCTGATTATATCCTCCATGTTTTTGACCTCGATGAAGCTTGTCCAAATGGCCTCGTTCTTTCG ATTGAAGGCTTTGCATTACCACCGTTTGAGTCTACATGCATTTTGAAGGAAGAAGATGTTATTAG TATAAAAAAGAAACGGGTTTTGTCTACTGATATCCAAAGAGTTCGTGATGGAGAGAAGTCTCTAGTGGTTGAAGAAGTAGTGGTGAAGCAACCCTTGCGTACGGGCGGCATGAAGCTTTTAGCTAATGAGGAGTTTGAAAGGGAGAGTGGAGGTTACCGCAGTGAAGCTGAAGAAGATGAACCTGACACGTTGGAAGATAAATTACCTGTAGATGATACCCCAAAGAAGAAAGCAGTCTCCAAGAAAAGGAAAGCTTCAAAGAAACTTAAGAGGTCAAA TGACAGAAGGAAGAGACATAAACTTGTGAATGTAGAAGATGTTCCAAGTGATGTGCAGCCTGAGGAGAATGAAAGTTCTCAGCAAGATAGTCTTCCGGAGAAGAGTCCTGTCAAGAAAGACAAGTCATCTGATATGGACAGTGAATCTGATGATTCAAGTACCCAAAAAATTGATGAAAAGGCTGATAGCATCATGGAATTTACTCCAAGCAAACCAAG ttcCTGTCAGGCTCAGCCACTAGAGAATGGCAAGCAAAGTGTGGCTTCCTCTCATACGCTGAATGGAGTTCAAAAG TTACCTAGTAGAAGTACTCGGCGTAAAAGGGCCAAAAGACAGCGGTTGAGAGAACAAGCGAAGGCCAGAGAAAATGAG CTACATCAGGCACAAGTACTTAAAGCAGATAATCAGCAAACATCAAGTTTGCATTCACATCAAGCACAAGTACACCAAACAAATAACCAGCAGTCATCTAGCAAAGATAATGGCCGAAATTCCAAAGAACATCAACGTGAGAAATGTAATGATGAAGAGGATAACGTAGTCCCCATTGTGGTGAGGCCAGGACACATTCGCTTTGAGCCCTTTGGAAAAG AGGATGGAGATCAAGCTATTCCACAGTTCAAAATTTCAGAG ATAAATTTTCAGTGGAATGGGATCACAAGTAAGAGGAAGGGTCAACAGTGGGGCAAAGAGAAGACAGCCTTTCATAAAAGGAATGATCAGAAAAAAGAGAACCCGGAGTGTTCGGATATGCTGgttaatgaagaagaagaaaaagaagatcaaGAGAAAACTACTGTAGATGTTCCTGTAGACTTTGATAAGCTTAAGCCTTGTAGCACCTTACCCCAG GTAGGTGATACAGTGGCATATCGTCTGGTCGAGTTATCAGCATCCTGGACTCCTGAACTCTCATCTTTCCGG GTTGGAAAAGTATCAAACTATGAATCTAAATCTGATAAGATAACTCTAATACAAGTTCCAGAGTATCCAATTGTTTTTGAGAAGAGAGATGAGGAATCTGAGCAACCAAATGTGTCTCTCTATGCAGAAGATGGCTCTCTTGAG ATAGATTATTGGTCTCTTGCTGATGTTCGAATCATCAAGTGTGATGATGCCAACTTAAACGCTGATAAAGCTAAATCAGTCTCAAATGGGGTCTGCCAAGCGTCAAGTTCTAAGGTCATCTTTAAGGAGAAAGCTAAGTCCGCAATACCCATCTCTGATAAAGCCAAGTCCCCAGTACAAGGTATCGGTGAGGAGAAAGCTAAGTCCTCAATACCCATCTCTGAGAAAGCCAAGTCCCCAGTACAAG AAAACGGGAAAGTGGACGTGTGGGATGAAATCTGCGAGAGCCTGAACGCAAAGAAAGCACAGCTATCCCAGGAGAACAATTGGAATAAGAAAAAAGATTCAGCGGGGAGCACATCCAAGAGTTCATCATGGTCTTCTAGGTCTTTGAGAGGTAGTGCCGTGGGCCCAACAATGGCTCGCTTAAGAGCCCAAAAGGAGCTGTGA